GTCACCGTAACACAGTGATTCCTCGAAACCACGATGTGCGGCTAACTCTGGATGTAAACCACGCCGACTATCAAAtcaaaaacaaagaatatgATAATGAAGAACATTTTATAGCCAAATAACTGAAGTAAAAAGCTGTTTTCAGAACATAAAGATGTCGTAATTTATTGTAAAGAAATTTAAATTAACAGAGTTAGGTAAATCATCGTTTTCATCAAATGTAAGGTAAAAACAGTGACTACACTGAAAAGCTGCTGTATTATTGATTGAATGCGGCAGAACTCCATGACATGTCAGTGCCAGTGTAGCAAACTCAGGATATTTACTTGATGTGTTCGCTGCAGCTGTGTAGCAGAATATACTGCAAACACAAGTGTTCCAATACATGAATACCCAAACTGGCACTCAGATGTCATGGGCTTCTGTTATCATTAGATGTGTTTACTTGAAACAtcacattttgtaaacatatattgtcagtatgtgtttacatgtcgCATTGATTTGTGGAAACTCGcaagttcatttgcatacaataatGCATGCAATGTTTTTGGTGTAAAATTACAACCATGACATCGAAAATCAAATGTTGTTTGCTTCAGTAAAAATCctactaacactactacattttatcatctggctcaacaagaatcttaccaacagagatatttgtcaagcaaggcaataaaatgtaacaatgctAGTAAGATTTTTGAGCCATGAATCTGCCATGAATTTTTGGTTCAAGTTTGCCgatgctgtttgtttctgaatgactacgTTTTGAAGATTTAAACCACAGTGACTGtaccccagtcaacccagctgtagaATTGTGGAACCTGGTAGGACAGCGGTTGCAATGCagatgctttaatcctatgcattTACATAGGCACTCTGTAAGATACTGTCATTGCGTCACTACCTCACCAACctgggttgaccgatgtgtgagggcgctccatcatggcataccttacaaactattTACATAGGCTTCaggaaattacaaaatgtatatagggccattgtgccaatatatgtctgtgccaggagtaataattcTACAGTTCTATGTTTACGACACCCATTGTGGAAGACATTTTCTAAATGTGTACAGTTGTTATCATATACACTGACCTGGACCCAGCTCTTCGTTCCGGAGGCTGTAGATGGTATGTCTGCATATATTCACCGGAGGACGTAGCTAGACAGTGTAATGCTGTATTCATTAGTGGTACACTGGTGTAACTGATCAATGTCTCTTTGTCTGGTTTACCAGTTATTACACCTTTACCCCATACGCATACATTCAGGTACTGATCACAATCATATACATCAAATTGGAAAGTTTCATCCCATGAAGGAtcctgacaaaaaaaattattagaAAATACATTAATAATACAATCACAATCTGGGCTTACATTTGTTCATTGCATTGCATACTGTTGCCATGGCCACTTTGTCAATCTGGGCTTACATTCGTTCATTGCATAGCATACTGTTGCCATGGCCACTTTGTTAATCTGGGCTTACATTCGTTCATTGCATAGCATACTGTTGCCATGGCCACTTTGTTAATCTGGGCttacattcattcattgcaGAGCATACTGTTGCCATGACCGCTTTGTCAGTATGTTATACATTGTGTTTTCCAGTTCCCCACTTTACAGCTATTTTTGATGAAAGTGTCACAAGACGGCAATCCACAGTGGCGAAATTGAGGGCTAAACTTTGGTCGAGGATGCCAACACATACAAGAAGTAAGCTATATCACTATGGCTATACATAAAAACCACACACAGCTGACTCTGACTTCCTGAAAATTGCAACCTTTTAAACAAATTATCATCATAACTATTTAGATTGGCTGGGAATGCCATCAGCCTAATGACCTTAAACATCATGAAATAGCAGCTTTTCAAATGAGGCCTACAGTACTCGTCTATATTGTGGACCTCGCTTCCTTCTTCCAATTAGCACTCCTAGTGTCCAAagtatacaatcttttgtttttttcataagAGAATGGTATACTGTTGTTAGGTAAGCGATTGGGGGCAGGGCAGGGTTTCAAAGGAGGCCTTCAAGTTCAGTGCTCAGTTTTGTGGGCCTCACTTCCTTGCTACTGAATGGCGCCCCTAGTGTCCAAACtatataatcttttgtcttttccaTAACCAGAATTTGGAATACTGCTGTTGATTCATTCATTGTTATCTGTATTTTTGTACTCTGACTGGATATCATGTTGAATAATTGTGCAAATTTTCATGTACACTTACCAGCATTGCAGGTACTTCTGATGTTTTCTTGACGTCACTGTTGCCGATATCTTCAAGTTTAGTAAACAGTGCATTTACTGAAGCTCCATCAGTGACATCTCGACCACCTTCTCCAAACTCGCCATCAATTTGTACATCCTTCATAGAAGTAGAACTGCCCCTTCTGCTAGGAATACCAGAACTGTCTTTCACTTGTAAAGAGCTCTCCTGTCTGATGTCTCCATTCTTACCAGTCCCATCTTTACTACTATCCTTGACTCCTGTTGCGTTCAATTTGGCTCTCTCGTCCGTAACACTGTGCTTGTTCCCATCATTGCTTTTAGAACCTTTATTTGTGTCTGTTAATGTTTTATCATCTTTCTCTTCATCTCCTTTACCGCTAAGAACTCGTACACCGACTCCGTAAGAACTTTGCAGTTTCCGTCGAATCATCATTGGCGAACTCGTCACTTTTTGTTTAATAGTGGCAGCGAGACTCTCTTCAACTTCAAGAGCACTGCTTGATGCAGCTACACAGGTTTGACCATCGAGAGCAGTCGTGTCAACTTTTTTAATAGTAATATTTACAAAGTCATCATCATCCTTGCTGTCTTGTTTCTTAGCAACATCCTCATCTGGTTTTATGGTCACTGACTCCTCTGCATAAAGTGTTTCTGGCATGTTGACATCATCAGGTACATTTATGACAGGTCTTCTAACTTTCATCAGTACTCTGAAGGatgaaaatcaatgtaaaaacaaaagttacTATTGCTTACAATATTGAGGGCGCTGTGTTCCCATGACTTTTTGTTCAGATCAACCATTTGTAATGTAGGTGCTCTTTTCATCCCTTTTCAAAAGAGGGGAGGGATGATAAGGACACTCCCAGTGCTGTATTTTAGAGTCTATGTCTCCGTTTTACTACTGTCGTTTGACAATGGTTGCAAAAAGTTGAAGTTCCAGCtgatctatttaaaaaaaagttttggtaACAACtatattgatttgaaaatgCCTAGATGAAATTCAACGATGAAATTCATCCACAAGTAGTTAAAAGGAAGACCTGGGGATACCAAAGACCCCCTAGCTCTGTAAGGTTTATCATCATATTTAAAGAAAATCATGCAGCCATTCAGCGATAACCATGAAGGTCATGAAACCAAGCAATGTGCatatgcagactatagcatctgacatttgtgccaggtttggttgaaatcggtaAATGCATGTCTGAGATACAGTTGAtaatggacggacagacaggaCCCAAGGTAGTAGTCCCCTCTTGGCTTCACCCATTGAGGACTAAAAATACTTTAATTTtgtaatacatacatggatCAGCTTGACTGAGAGTGACAACACTTACTTTTCTCCAGCCTGTTTGATCAGTTTAGCAGCTGTCTTTACTGATGTCACTTTACCGCCATCTATAGCTACTAGAACATCACCCTACAACAACAAGCAGAGAAAACCATGAGTTTTTATCGATAGTTCACTTTGGCTGGTTTCAAGGTTTCTCTTTATTTGAAAGATTTATAGTCTTCgtaaaagacacatttttcaACTCACTCATTCACATTCTGActttttttacaacaaatatggtcTCATTCAGTCTTGACTGCAAAGGTCATGGAATAAATTGATGTACAAAATTGGACTACAGCATCTGACAGTTGTGCCAGATTTGTTTGAAATCAGTCTATTCATGTCATCagtatacatttataatttgaatattttgggtcatttgaccttgaacatcgAGATCAAGGTCAAGGGTGAaagtgtcattagaaagctcatcatggATACCATTACATTTTTGCCATTCAGCCATTATCATGAGGGTAAAAACTCACAAGTGATGTACATATGCCATCAGACATTTGTGctaagtttggttgaaattatctcatgcatttcaagatAAAGCtggacacagacacactcatgcatacatatacggacagacagacaaacagacccCAACATACTAGTACGTACACCTCCTTGGGCTTTGCTCGTTGGGGACTAaaacagtcattttatttgtcttctCATGTAGGTATTTGGATTGTACTATATTTCctttatttccttttttttctaatggaacttataatttatattaaattCAACTGGGCTTAGTGAATAATACTTAAGTTAGTAGATATTCATGCTAAAGAAAGAGatttaattaatttcattacaatttgaTCCTTTGAAGTTTGAAGACAGCAAAATCTCCATTGaaggtatattataatactaCAAACTCATAAATTGATTGCAAGAAAAATGGACGATGAGCGTATTATGAACATACAGGtatacaggtatacaggtaCAATTCTGATTATAGGCCTTATTTAGGCCTCTGATATCAGATCATGTTAAATTAAAGTCTTGTCAGTGCGTATGCTAGCATAgtcttcaaatttaaatttcatttgcaaGTCCTTCCCAGTGTCTATCTAAACGTCTctcaaaattatatacatttggTGCATCAACCACATGATTGGGAAGACTATTCCATTGGTTTATACTTCTATGTACAAAAGAAAATTTCCTAATATCCAGCCTAGTATGGACTTTGTACAGTTTATATTGATGCCCTCTAGTGTCACAATGTCTGGTCTTGAGAAAATCATGTATTCGCCTGAATAATACAGAATTGATTATTTGACTTTGACAGATGATGGTGTCCATAAAGATGGTCACAGTACCGGTACTTTGTCATTCTACAATCCATCATTACTTAGCCTGTCTGCCAGATAAGCTAAATTAATCTGTTATGCTACTATAGACAGATGGTTGGAAGGCATGTTAGTCTGGTGACACAGTCATACACAGATGGCTAGGAGGAATGCTAGTCAGGTTATCAATCATTatacatatttgtcattttgtccATATGATGATGTTCCAAAAAACAGTGCCTGTTATAAAAAGGAAACCTGTTGCCCCTGACCCTTTGCCCATTTGGCCTGAACGTACATACCTCCTTTTGATGTACTGATGCCAAACAGGCCTAGAACTGGTTATGAAAaatagggttgttttgtaaatacattcattCCACGGCAGTAAGGGGAGAACCAAGCGATGTGAAGGCAACACATACATATAGTCTCACCACATTTAGAAAGAAGAGTACCTTGGATACAAGTATTGACATTCAGTATATCATTTCTGATTGAATCATAAATTACCTTTTTTAATTCAGTAGAACTAGCAGGTGAACTTGGTGTAATTGTCTCAAGTACAACCAGTTCTTCAACATCTTCTCCAGCTGAAACTTCCTGTTTGAATAAAGTTCCTATCGGTAGAGATTTGTTACCACGCTGAATCTCAACTTCCACGGTATCATATGGCATCTTCCCCTGGCCACTTTTATGACCGCTGTTCTTATCTTTGTATGGAGTGGATTCTACAggcaaaacaaataaaaaatgtctGTTTTGCAAATTCAAAAGACAGACATCACTGTTCTTATTATCAAGGAAAAGACAGCAGTTCTAAACAGAATGGCATACCAGTAGTCTAATGATTGCAACCCAATGATTGGCCGTCACAACATGACTATgtgattgttttatttgaaggtaataagcacttaggagtcatgaatattcatgttctgCTATTACATACACATGTCTGGTGACTCATGAATTGTATTCATGGCAAGGGCCTCCACTGAACAATGATTGAAGAGTATGTTTCAACTCAGTATATCTCAGTGCTCActcataatgtacatgtatgtaattttaattCATAACTCATTCAGAAATGTCTACTTCACTAAGCAATGAATAaagaacaagtttcaactcaaTACTTCTTGGCAATCGTTcataatgtatgtgatgtaaaattgGGACTCGCAAGGTTATGAAAATgctttaaaatttattttgtgcAGTGGTAACTCACCAACTACTAACGTACAAAATACTTCGGCCTCCATGGGCATTGGTGGGAGTCTGGAGCACTCGACTACTGTGACATCTAGTTTACCTATGGTGATCTTGGAATCATTAATAACGACATCATCCATCAAGTGTGGAGGATCGGACTTGATAAAGAAAGGTTTGTAACGGATCTTGTAATTGGGTAATGTGTGTTTCTTACGAACCGATCGACGAATCTGTCACACAGAGAAGAAACGTAACAGAACACAGCATTATAACGAGGCAGGATTATCCCCAGTCTAGCTGCTAGATCTtccgggctttcttccgatacaatgCGACAAGCGACTTTTGGCTGCTTTATCGAGGGTGGAACGGGTATTCCAACCTCAATTAAGTGACTTTCAGTAgattatcgtatcggaagaaagcccaaaggtctagcagcaagacaagATTATGCCCACAATTCTATTAGAGTATCACATAGAAATGGActttccaattacattcaaataGCAATGTTTAAGCAGTAGCAAGCTAAATGTGGTGTTTGCTCTGTAGACATGGACAAAGTTAATGTCTTCATAAACAAGAAACCACAGCTGCTGTGTCAAAGAACCTTACATGTATTGATTCTATATACAGCTTGATATTTAGTTTATGTCTTTGACGTTGACCACACagcaatacaaatacattcacCACTTAGATAATTAAAGGGAATTATTACAAACTTGACAGTGACTCAGTGAAGTATCCCAATTAGTCATCAGGGAAAGTATTTGACAGTTCATGGTTTCAATTAATTCATCTGGAATTATGACTTTTACACAAAGGGATgctaactacaatcaacaataATTATCTATTACATGAAGTTATTGCCCCATGTAATGCAGTGAGATTACTGTAACATCGAAACAGAGTAAACTCAATAGGGGGGCTTGCTACAATCAGCAAAAGCCATTCTAAACAATTGTAGTTTCTTTGTTCATGTAGTCATTGGTCTATGTCTATTGGAGCAAATACAACACTTAGCTTGCCAACACTGTAATTTTGTCTCCTACCTGATTCACAATCAAAGATCCCAACTGAGTAACAACACGACCTTCAAACTGagattcaatttcaaattccaTCTCTGGTTCCTGaggataaaacaaaatacatttttgagtAGAATTGTACACCTTTGACATCTTTGTTCACATCAAATCCAAACATTTGCTGTGGTATCATTCAACTTATTAACTATGAGaagtttaaattcaaattttcagcAATATAATCAGGACTCCTTGAAATGAAACATCTACAATTAGTAATCACTGCATTATTTGCAGAGACAGTTAACAGAAGATACAGATTAGGGTCTTCCAATAACGCCATcactaaaattacaaaatgttacaCAAAAATGAAGTTGTCGTTGCTGTCTGTATAAAACCTACCGTGAAGAAAGCAAAAGACCAGTGAGTGTATGGATGTCTTGTAAATTGGAGCCGACCATGtcctttcaaatatttcaatgtgaTACAAACATACACTGCCTTGCCAAACACTAGATCAGCATCAACAGCAAGACGGAATCCACCATTGTACTCAACCTCCAAACCAATATCTAGTTCctgtcattgtaaaatattaaaaacaacacatttaaCAAGAATCAGAGACTGTATGATAACCAACATATCACTATCCACACTTTATGAAGAAATCATAAAATTGTCATATCTAACTGTGAAGTATTTGATTATCTCTCTAAACCTTGAGATAGTATTGCTTGATATGTATAGGGACAAGAGATTAGATTCTCTGATGTAACTTTGAAGCAAATCGGACTGAAGACTCAGCCAGTGGCGAACTCAGCCAGTAGGAGAATTCACCCTGTTGCAAACTCAACCAACATGAGTCTTACACATTTCACATCTAGCAATTGCACTGTGGTTATTTATAATTATCAAATGGAGTTACATGTAGTGCCTTATAACCTGAGCATTGTATTATTACATACTGGCTGAGTTTTCTTATAGGCCAAATTCGCCTGGGTGTGTACTCTTACAGGCCaagtttatttgtatgtatgctGGCTGAGTTTATAACTGACTGACTTCTCTTGATACTAAGTTATCACAAGATATTGAGTACAGTCCTAACAGAACTATCAGTTTTGGCCTTGCCTGTAGAAATCAGTTTACTATCAATCAAGCATTTACATGCATACCTTGTAGTGAGAATTCTGACAACAAACTCTGGGCAAGAAAGCTCATAAGCATTGAACAAGGCTCACttcgaaaaaaaaaaagatgaaatactTACCTCAGGTGCTAGTTCCATATCTGATGGTTTAGCTTTCAATAAAGTAGCATTTTTGAATGTTGGAAGGTGAGGTCCAAGTGAGTAGTCCCTTACCttcagaaagagagagagagattcaaAGTATGTTCTGTAAATAAACTTCAATTTAGGGTTCACTCTGCACTGGGCTCAaatttagcagtagtccagggcataGTCTTCTAAACGCAGTATCtaaactaccaaatttataaggtgGTAGTTATTTAAaccaatggaaatcaaaagAAACTAGAAGCTGAAATAGTTCACTTGGCTAAATTTGACTACTCAGTGCAGAAGttaaatttgagaaaaaaagtaCACAGAAATAAGAAAATAAGGAAAGAAATTGTAAAATGGCGCACATTTTCTTTTAGTAATTACAACAACATGATGGTATTACTTACTGTGAGTGCTTCAATAACTCTCCCTAAAGTTTTTGACTGCAGTAACTCATCAAATTCTACATTCATCTTTTTTATCACCCATCGTCTCAGCCGGTCTGTGTCTCTCAGTTCAGAAAATAGGAATGCAAACACAAAGTTCAAACAGTTCAGAGACTCCTTCTTGGCCACTATGTCCTGATACTTGCCTAGATCcttggaaaaaaataataacaacaaaaacaattcaAACGCTGTCTAAAGTACTTAACAGAATATTCTGTAACACACTTGGACGTATGAATGCTCTTTTTTTGTTtcctgtgtgtgtctgtgtatgtgcgcgtgtgtgtctgtgtgtatgtgtgtgtgtctgtgtgggTATCTGCCTGTGtggtgtgtgcatgtgtgtgtgcaggtgggtctgtctgtctgtctgtctgtctgtctgtctgtgtgtgtgtgtgtatgtatgtatgtatgtatgtatgtatgtatgtatgtatgtatgtatgtatgtatgtatgtatgtatgtatgtatgtatgtgcatgtagtgtaattgtgtgtatgtattaatgttagtcactgtgtgtgtgtgggtgaaGGTACTGTTGTACAGTTCAGTGTTTTGCTAATATTTTAGAACCCCATAGCAAGTGAAGTatggtatattttaatataacatTGCTTGCTATAGTTATTCAATCATAATATTGATGAGGAAACAAGTTACCCCATTAGATTTTCTCTCTATCTATATTAAAATGTCCGCAGTTTCATTTCTACAAATGCACAATCAATCATATACTTATGTTATTGAAAGTTgaattgaaagtacaatttgtacattgtatatttctatttattTCTAATCCAATATTTGCTTACACAGAGAATTCATTGTCTAATCTAGTACCATATGTTCCACCCAAACTGTAAGTATTACCATATTACTAATATTTTAACATAAACTAATACCAAACACTGTCTAGCTTATACCCTTACAAATAAAAAACTCAAAATACATTCTAAAATTAGAACATGTTCTATCATAGACTGGATTTTTCAAAACCAGAAAGGGGGATTTTGAAGCAAGCTCATTTTTAGGCTTATTTAACCTCCAGACAAATTAGATATAAGTGCTCCAAGAATGTAATTTTGTGTAATGGTACAAAGTTTCAGGTATAGAGTCTCAGTATTTAGCCTTGGCTTTTGAAAGACTGGAGATGACATCCCTGCATATTTATGTTCCATTACCAATTTTCATCAATTTGCATTTCCCATGACTACTGTCAGCACCAAAACAGTATGTGAAGTATCTCACTATAACTGATAGAATACAccgtgaaaaaaaaaacaatatggtGCTTGGGGAATGACAATGATTTTTATCTTTTCCCTATCGATTAGAAATCACAGAAGACCAAAGGTCTGAAGTACTTGGTCATGCTGATACTGATTTATCGCTCTTGCTTCACGGTGATTTTGAGTCAAGTGGTTATCTAAGAAATTATTAATAATACTGCTTCTGTTTAATCCTTACCTTTGGAATCTTGGCTTTCTCATGCAATGTTAGAGGTTTGCGTACATGCCCGACGAATGGTTGATTTCTCACATACGAGTAAAATATGATTATCTGGAAAATTATTGTACACAGTCCTCCAACGACCATTGACAGAAGAATTACTAGTAGCATTTTGAACTTGTATGTGTCAACAACTTCCTGTAATATGCGAGACAGTGAAGAGGGAGATCGATCAGATCGAAGGGTACCAGAAAATCAAAGGTTACCACAAAAGGTCATAGAAGGTCAAGCTACCACCATTGTAAAAAGTAAACAATCGGTGTCTGTCCACAGACAACGGTCATCCACTGCTTTCTTTTGCGGAACAATGACTTTAGGCATCCTCGGAAATTATCGATACAAATGAAACTGGCCGCTCACGGTGCATAATCTACAATAATGTCCTAAAGAGTCGACTTTACAGATTTGGTCGAAGGGTTCCCCTTCTTGATGGAGGTCGCCATGTTTTATTATATCTTCACGCGTGAAATTACGAGAT
The genomic region above belongs to Glandiceps talaboti chromosome 8, keGlaTala1.1, whole genome shotgun sequence and contains:
- the LOC144439197 gene encoding PDZ domain-containing protein 8-like → MLLVILLSMVVGGLCTIIFQIIIFYSYVRNQPFVGHVRKPLTLHEKAKIPKDLGKYQDIVAKKESLNCLNFVFAFLFSELRDTDRLRRWVIKKMNVEFDELLQSKTLGRVIEALTVRDYSLGPHLPTFKNATLLKAKPSDMELAPEELDIGLEVEYNGGFRLAVDADLVFGKAVYVCITLKYLKGHGRLQFTRHPYTHWSFAFFTEPEMEFEIESQFEGRVVTQLGSLIVNQIRRSVRKKHTLPNYKIRYKPFFIKSDPPHLMDDVVINDSKITIGKLDVTVVECSRLPPMPMEAEVFCTLVVESTPYKDKNSGHKSGQGKMPYDTVEVEIQRGNKSLPIGTLFKQEVSAGEDVEELVVLETITPSSPASSTELKKGDVLVAIDGGKVTSVKTAAKLIKQAGEKVLMKVRRPVINVPDDVNMPETLYAEESVTIKPDEDVAKKQDSKDDDDFVNITIKKVDTTALDGQTCVAASSSALEVEESLAATIKQKVTSSPMMIRRKLQSSYGVGVRVLSGKGDEEKDDKTLTDTNKGSKSNDGNKHSVTDERAKLNATGVKDSSKDGTGKNGDIRQESSLQVKDSSGIPSRRGSSTSMKDVQIDGEFGEGGRDVTDGASVNALFTKLEDIGNSDVKKTSEVPAMLDPSWDETFQFDVYDCDQYLNVCVWGKGVITGKPDKETLISYTSVPLMNTALHCLATSSGEYMQTYHLQPPERRAGSSRRGLHPELAAHRGFEESLCYGDVMLLFHHVPDPSIKQQTREEVEGKKKVETLTETESKPKKSASVVAENKNHEEPRFTKKIPIVKDKEKEKEQVVNSTQQPTEARRACWHDWLPTQFFSPTRCDLCTKKVWTKNAFQCRVCAMICHRKCVDKAQTQTYCTKEGARRSSTNLLLAHANKTTKDGESATKDIASSVQANKSPRSSPKLLPRGLQRPKYLRKTGTDVSSDNEGSDSDSMAGSARTLKTQLLQTYGPHSKPGDADALVVAAAKEMGKELFSNLPYEERKEKLNAMISKLQHEIDQESESRTDLFKEEKQCTDPKEKAKLNAYINKSDERLQALALLMLHYCAGLNDCTEQMERDKLKSDEREAEAAAQAVAQDAAQTAAQDVVQDAAQAAMQDVAQDAAQDAVQDAAQDVAQDAAQDVVQDAAKAAAQDVAQDAAKAPMQNVAQAVTPTEDDLQTDEADHPVQELATSQIEEVQAILNNSQDEMPDAEQQPGLKQEPETKPEQEPQPEQPPDTELAPELVPEPTDEEMVREKQDLVEDYLLDENDDDIDEKKSVDIEEDGNVEEEDEEVFKSIEGGFEETIPGIKITAEDEGEVQEDGDFVDQEEDVEETTDKEEIFKDVVDIDVEMMDEPQEEKGP